The genomic DNA GCAAACTCAAAAAGGAAAAGGCGACCTTATTTCGGTTTACTCGCCACCTATTCTACTCACTAATCTCACTGGCCTAACTCAATACAGCTACAAAGATACGACACCACTGGCGCGTTTAATTACCGATTACGCAGCATTTGTCGTACCAGAAAACTCAAAATATAAAACCATTAAAGAAGTCATGGATGCACTTAAAAAAGATCCTAAATCCATCAAAGTTGGTGGTGCTTCAGCCGCAGGTTCGATGGATCACATCCAATTTCTACTCGTAGCAAAAGCCGCTGGTGTCGAAAACCTTCGTCAAATTGATTACATCTCATTCCAAGATGGCAGCTTAGTTGCACAGGCTCTCGGTGGGCATGTTGATCTTATCTCAACAGGCTTAGGTGATGTGTCTGGTATTGTTGAAAGTGGTAAATTGCATGCTTTAGCACAAACGGCTGACAAGCGCATTGGTACTGGCTTAATTGCTGAAATTCCAACGGTGAAAGAAGAAGGTATCGATGTCACATTCGAAAACTGGCGTGGTCTGTTTGGCCCTAAAGATATGCCAGCCGAAGCCGTGCAATACTGGCGTGATGCACTGCATAAAATGGTTGAAACCCCTGAGTGGAAAGCCGCAATAAAGCGTAATGGTTGGGACAGTGCT from Vibrio casei includes the following:
- a CDS encoding Bug family tripartite tricarboxylate transporter substrate binding protein; protein product: MIKLKQLFAGAVIATTSLISVNHAVAADYPPHTINMVAPSGAGGGWDLTIRTVAKTLKDTGIVSSNMPVVNRPGGGGAVNLAYMQTQKGKGDLISVYSPPILLTNLTGLTQYSYKDTTPLARLITDYAAFVVPENSKYKTIKEVMDALKKDPKSIKVGGASAAGSMDHIQFLLVAKAAGVENLRQIDYISFQDGSLVAQALGGHVDLISTGLGDVSGIVESGKLHALAQTADKRIGTGLIAEIPTVKEEGIDVTFENWRGLFGPKDMPAEAVQYWRDALHKMVETPEWKAAIKRNGWDSAYQDNEAFTAFLAKTNDQYKSLIKEVFGR